Proteins encoded in a region of the Lepidochelys kempii isolate rLepKem1 chromosome 24, rLepKem1.hap2, whole genome shotgun sequence genome:
- the RIIAD1 gene encoding RIIa domain-containing protein 1, which translates to MADVASGLEGLDLGALSPEQQAQLMEFKINTRIANEKYLRSHKEVELLLSGFLREVMLRRPENIPEFAAEHFTDPELPMKTQKILAEKANQLN; encoded by the exons atggctgatgtgGCTTCCGGCTTGgaggggctggatctgggggCCCTGAGCCCAGAGCAGCAGGCACAGCTCATGGAgttcaag ATTAACACTCGCATTGCCAATGAAAAGTACCTGAGGTCTCACAAAGAagttgagctgctgctatcaggATTTCTGAG AGAAGTTATGCTGAGAAGACCAGAGAATATCCCTGAGTTTGCAGCAG AACATTTTACGGATCCAGAGCTTCCAATGAAGACACAGAAAATACTAGCGGAAAAAGCAAACCAGTTGAATTGA